Proteins from a single region of Hordeum vulgare subsp. vulgare chromosome 6H, MorexV3_pseudomolecules_assembly, whole genome shotgun sequence:
- the LOC123403037 gene encoding uncharacterized protein LOC123403037 isoform X2, whose protein sequence is MPQLAVSFPVRNCSLVGKLHSSKAANNKVCTQVKASLWKTCAPGAGRTNKQITHGSANKTSFPRAFMPTSTSSLAGNDLPINTAAQTFSYVDQHLASVSASAMAVVSMDPGAGGSSEEERRYGAKITAVVVLSCATAAMAGAIFGYDLGASGRVSSMMPFLREFFPDVYRRMNSGAVSNYCKFDSQLLTLFTSSLYISGLLTAMLLASWPSAVHDHRSSCMPGRRRRQQRGRQRVRDHPRKGAARRRARICQPGSPTVPV, encoded by the exons ATGCCTCAGTTGGCCGTTTCATTTCCAGTCCGAAATTGCTCATTGGTCGGTAAGTTACACTCTTCCAAAGCTGCCAATAATAAGGTATGCACTCAGGTCAAAGCTTCGCTGTGGAAAACTTGTGCTCCGGGTGCCGGCCGTACTAACAAACAAATCACCCACGGCTCGGCAAACAAAactagctttccccgagcattcaTGCCCACGTCAACATCAAGCTTGGCTGGAAATGATCTGCCGATCAACACAGCAGCTCAGACCTTCAGCTACGTTGACCAGCATCTTGCATCTGTTTCAGCTTCCGCGATGGCCGTCGTCTCCATGGACCCCGGAGCCGGCGGTTCCAGCGAGGAGGAGCGTCGGTACGGTGCGAAGATAACCGCGGTGGTGGTGCTTTCCTGCGCCACAGCGGCCATGGCCGGCGCCATCTTCGGCTATGACCTCGGAGCCTCAG GCCGCGTGTCGTCGATGATGCCGTTCCTGAGGGAATTCTTCCCGGACGTGTACCGGCGGATGAACAGCGGCGCCGTCAGCAACTACTGCAAGTTCGACAGCCAGCTCCTCACGCTTTTCACCTCCTCGCTCTACATCTCCGGGCTGCTCACCGCGATGCTCCTGGCGTCCTGGCCGTCCGCCGTCCATGATCATCGGAGCAGTTGCATGCCTGGCCGGCGCCGCCGTCAGCAGCGGGGCCGTCAACGTGTACGTGACCATCCTCGGAAGGGCGCtgctcggcgtcgggctcggatTTGCCAACCAG GCAGTCCTACTGTACCTGTCTGA
- the LOC123403037 gene encoding uncharacterized protein LOC123403037 isoform X1, producing MPQLAVSFPVRNCSLVGKLHSSKAANNKVCTQVKASLWKTCAPGAGRTNKQITHGSANKTSFPRAFMPTSTSSLAGNDLPINTAAQTFSYVDQHLASVSASAMAVVSMDPGAGGSSEEERRYGAKITAVVVLSCATAAMAGAIFGYDLGASGRVSSMMPFLREFFPDVYRRMNSGAVSNYCKFDSQLLTLFTSSLYISGLLTAMLLASWPSAVHDHRSSCMPGRRRRQQRGRQRVRDHPRKGAARRRARICQPGELTCSHQDP from the exons ATGCCTCAGTTGGCCGTTTCATTTCCAGTCCGAAATTGCTCATTGGTCGGTAAGTTACACTCTTCCAAAGCTGCCAATAATAAGGTATGCACTCAGGTCAAAGCTTCGCTGTGGAAAACTTGTGCTCCGGGTGCCGGCCGTACTAACAAACAAATCACCCACGGCTCGGCAAACAAAactagctttccccgagcattcaTGCCCACGTCAACATCAAGCTTGGCTGGAAATGATCTGCCGATCAACACAGCAGCTCAGACCTTCAGCTACGTTGACCAGCATCTTGCATCTGTTTCAGCTTCCGCGATGGCCGTCGTCTCCATGGACCCCGGAGCCGGCGGTTCCAGCGAGGAGGAGCGTCGGTACGGTGCGAAGATAACCGCGGTGGTGGTGCTTTCCTGCGCCACAGCGGCCATGGCCGGCGCCATCTTCGGCTATGACCTCGGAGCCTCAG GCCGCGTGTCGTCGATGATGCCGTTCCTGAGGGAATTCTTCCCGGACGTGTACCGGCGGATGAACAGCGGCGCCGTCAGCAACTACTGCAAGTTCGACAGCCAGCTCCTCACGCTTTTCACCTCCTCGCTCTACATCTCCGGGCTGCTCACCGCGATGCTCCTGGCGTCCTGGCCGTCCGCCGTCCATGATCATCGGAGCAGTTGCATGCCTGGCCGGCGCCGCCGTCAGCAGCGGGGCCGTCAACGTGTACGTGACCATCCTCGGAAGGGCGCtgctcggcgtcgggctcggatTTGCCAACCAGGTGAGCTCACCTGCAGTCACCAAGACCCTTGA